A genomic window from Candidatus Denitrolinea symbiosum includes:
- a CDS encoding multidrug ABC-type transporter, ATP-binding protein yields MTDIVEVEGLERVFGANRAVDGMTFHVKPGEVFGLLGPNGAGKTTTVRLLNGILPPSGGSARVFGLDPASDGPRVRQKTGVLTETPALYKRLSAYENLAFFATLAGIPEADLKPRVLEMLAFFGLQDRAKDKVETYSKGMKQRLALARALIHKPPLLFLDEPTSGLDPEAAQHVNALIADLGRQNGQTILLATHNLLEAQRLCDRVAVLNKGRILALGSLKELARKLWPVTWVDIRLFEGASAESASARIQALGGVRHVQAEKETLAVQVEAEEIIPQVVAALARENVPILKVIPRDYTLEDIYFALQAGEK; encoded by the coding sequence ATGACTGACATCGTTGAAGTCGAGGGCCTGGAACGCGTCTTCGGCGCGAACCGCGCCGTGGACGGGATGACGTTTCACGTGAAACCGGGCGAGGTCTTCGGACTGCTCGGCCCGAACGGCGCCGGCAAGACGACCACTGTCCGCCTGCTGAACGGGATCCTGCCTCCGAGCGGCGGTTCGGCGCGCGTCTTCGGGCTGGATCCTGCTTCGGACGGCCCGCGCGTCCGCCAGAAAACCGGCGTGCTGACGGAGACTCCCGCGCTCTACAAGCGGCTCTCGGCTTACGAGAACCTCGCCTTCTTCGCAACCCTGGCGGGCATCCCCGAAGCGGACCTGAAACCCCGCGTTTTGGAAATGCTGGCCTTCTTCGGCTTGCAAGACCGCGCCAAAGACAAGGTGGAGACCTACAGTAAGGGCATGAAGCAGAGACTGGCCCTCGCCCGGGCGCTCATCCACAAACCGCCGCTGCTCTTCCTCGACGAGCCGACCAGCGGACTCGACCCTGAAGCCGCGCAGCACGTCAACGCGCTGATCGCCGACCTGGGACGCCAAAACGGGCAGACCATCCTGCTGGCGACCCATAACCTGCTCGAAGCGCAGCGCCTGTGCGACCGCGTGGCGGTGCTGAACAAAGGGCGCATTTTGGCGCTGGGCAGCCTGAAGGAGTTGGCGCGCAAGTTGTGGCCCGTGACCTGGGTAGATATCCGCCTGTTCGAGGGCGCGTCGGCGGAATCGGCCTCAGCCAGGATCCAGGCCTTGGGCGGCGTGAGACATGTCCAGGCGGAGAAGGAGACGCTGGCGGTTCAAGTCGAGGCGGAGGAAATCATCCCGCAGGTGGTGGCGGCTTTGGCGCGGGAAAATGTCCCGATTCTCAAGGTAATCCCGCGCGATTACACGCTGGAAGACATCTATTTTGCGTTGCAGGCAGGTGAAAAATGA
- a CDS encoding ABC transporter permease translates to MNWRSIWAIVQKDLKEARQNKAAWGPAVVVPLIFAVAMPILFIVLPQVIPVEDVQRELGDLDALMRNMPPAFQALFDGKSLEQTFVLYAAGFMLAPMFLIMPLMFSTVVGSDSFVGERERKTLEALLYAPTSDLELFLGKALAAILPAIGLSWITYAVYIVVVDAASYPLFGRIWFPLATWWPMMLWLTPALAVLGISATVLISSRVKTFMEAYQLSASLVVLVLALVIGQVSGVLFLGVGTVMIIGLFVWLADALLLYLSVKKFNRSSLIAKL, encoded by the coding sequence ATGAACTGGCGTTCGATCTGGGCGATTGTCCAAAAAGATTTAAAAGAAGCGCGCCAGAATAAAGCGGCCTGGGGACCCGCCGTCGTTGTGCCGCTGATCTTCGCCGTTGCCATGCCGATCCTGTTCATCGTCCTGCCGCAGGTCATCCCTGTGGAGGACGTGCAGCGCGAACTGGGCGACCTGGACGCGCTGATGCGCAATATGCCGCCCGCGTTTCAGGCGTTGTTCGACGGAAAAAGCCTGGAGCAAACCTTCGTGCTTTACGCAGCAGGATTTATGCTCGCGCCCATGTTCCTGATCATGCCGTTGATGTTCTCGACGGTGGTCGGCTCGGACTCCTTCGTGGGCGAGCGCGAACGCAAGACGCTCGAAGCGCTGCTCTACGCGCCGACCAGCGACCTGGAACTGTTCCTCGGCAAGGCGCTGGCGGCAATCCTTCCCGCCATCGGGCTTTCGTGGATCACGTACGCAGTTTATATTGTCGTGGTGGACGCGGCGAGTTATCCGCTCTTTGGGCGCATCTGGTTCCCGCTGGCGACCTGGTGGCCGATGATGCTCTGGCTGACGCCCGCGCTGGCCGTGCTGGGAATTTCCGCCACCGTGTTGATCTCTTCGCGGGTCAAGACCTTCATGGAAGCCTACCAGTTGAGCGCTTCGCTGGTGGTGTTGGTCCTGGCGCTGGTGATCGGACAGGTCAGCGGCGTTCTGTTCCTCGGCGTCGGGACGGTGATGATAATCGGCCTGTTCGTCTGGCTGGCGGACGCGCTGCTGCTCTACCTGAGCGTGAAGAAGTTCAACCGCAGTTCGTTGATCGCAAAGTTGTAG